The DNA segment cCAGTAACTATAGTGCAATAATTATAAAACCTACTGCCAACAGAAAAACAATGCCGGGATGACCActaacacttatttttaaaatgttaatctgTCTTCACAACATTGATATCACTCCTCAAAAATTCATATAATTGGGCCTTCTTTAAAAACCCTAAAGCTACTCTGTATCTTCCCAATAAGCCATCCAATGACCTTTAGAGAACCTCTCAACCATCAGTCATGTGTTATACTCCTTTACCTCAAGATCATATTCACCTGGTGAATATGATCTAGACATAAGAATCCTAATTCTCTTGATATAAGTCTttcacattgtttaaaaaaacaaagaactcaaaatatacataaaacccTTATAAGCACTCCTACTAAGCAGACAGTATTACTCACATTTGACAAATGTGAAAACAGAAATCTGTACTGCATAACACCATAACCCTAGCAGCTGGGAGTAATAAACCTACACTCTTTGGTTACTCAACTGGAATTAAAACTAATTCTTTTCGGTATCctacattttaagaaatgtattaagGAGGCAATAAAACCTTATCAAAAGCCAAAATACACTGCATATTTCTAAATATCACACTATTCTGCAATATTTTAAGGCAGAAGCCACAGAGattgaagctttaaaaaattgagaatcCTTAAGAATGAAactaggggccaggcacagtggctcacccctgtaatcccagcactttggaaggccaaagatggtgggtcacttgaggtcagcagttcgagaccagcctggccaacatggtgaaatcctgtctctactcaaaatacaaaaattagctaggcgaggtggcaggcgcctgtaatcccagctactcggggggctgaggcgggagaatcacttgaactggggagacgAGGGTTGCAGTAAgcgaagatcacgccactgcagcctgggtgacagagcaagactctatctcaaaaaaaaaaaaagaatgaaactaaagAATATTGGCCACAATTAAGACACAACAAACAACATTGTACTACATGTACTACAGGTACTACAAACAAGTATTTTAATggctcaaagattttttttcaacttccaaaacaatctaaatgttgcaaaagcttctttctaatgcTGACAGACTAagcatgtttttttcttgtgaatcaGTAAAACACAGACAAAGAGGAGTTGTTGGTAATGGGGTTCAAACCAAAGAACATTCTAATGGAAAACAGATTACTATTGAGGAAAAATCAGACTACAGTTTAATTTCATAATACAACATATTTACATACCAGCACAGAATATCCCTGGGACTTCACTCCTGATTATTATGGTCCGTACTTTCTTATCAGATTTCAAAGCATCCACAGCTTTTGATAGCTAAACAGAAATAGGAAGCataggaggaaaaagagaaaaaaaaaacaaaacatttttacattgaTGACAATAATATATCTTAATATTAGAAGCAAACAGTTTAATCTTTACACTCAccatttttataagatttttacTGAGTGAATTTTTGCCATAAGCTCTGTTTATTCCAAGCACCACAATTCCTagttaaaggggaaaaaaagtacaAGCACTTGAGTGAGCAAGGCATTCAGAGAACAGACTCTACATCACACATCTAGCTAGCTTCGAACTTAACAAATCAAAGAAATTCATGACATCACGTTCCCTTCAATCGATCTCTTCTTAAGCACCAAGATAATTTGCAACATTTTGGTAAATTTTACATCACTAACTCAAACTAGAGGGAAGACTAGACTTATTAgtgaaaattttaagttaaaggATACTATTTAAAATGTGGTTTCATCATCTTCAAGTAGATACCAAAGTAACCGCTAATAAACCTTGTCACATGCAGGTATTATAGCATCTGCTTTTTCTAGGACCAGTTGTTAATAtctccatttttttgttgttcatactACACAGTTTTCAGTAATTCTATCCCAAGCTTCTCTCCTGATTTCTGTCTGATATACTTAACCTGAGGGCACTTCCATTTAGATGTCCAAGAAGTACTTCCAACTCAACCTATACAAAACAAAGTTCATTATCTCTCCCACAAACCCAGCTGTCACTCCTAACTGCCCCACTTTTTAATCAAAGACCATCACCTAAACCCAGCCTCCCATTCCTTCCAGTTACCAATTTTCTAAAAACAGTACTATGCATAGAATGCATCCCCTACTTAAAAtcctttcattatttatttcaaaatatccaACTTCAAAGATCCTAATTTGATATTCAAAGTTCTACACAACCTCTACTAACCTTCTTGTTCTTGGAGTAGACAAATTTTCACAGTGTATCAGAAATACCTTCCACTGAGTCAGGGTGGGTATGTTTCTTATTTGCAACTGAGCTAAACTGAAGACAACAAAATGTACACATGCCTTCGCTGTGCAAGAAACTGTGCAGACCCATTCTTTAAAGTATAAAGATGAACTTCTGCTCACAAGAGTAAATTTGCAAGAATTCCAAATGCTCTCAGTACAGAGAAAAGCATAAAGGACTGCTATCTGACAGGATCTGTATTAAACAGCTGAATGACTTTGGGTAGGTCCCAATACTACTGACAACAGCTACCACCAGTAGGCCTCAGGCACTGCTCCAGGTGCTTTAAGCGAATTAACTCATGTAATCCCCACCACAACCCAAGAGGTGGGCACTACTTTTATCAATAGTTAACGGATAAAGAAATGGAGACTtggagaggtgaagtaacttccTTCAGCTATTAAGTGGTAATCTAACTCTATACTTGAATAAAACTGTGTTACACTGttcaagcttcagtttcctcaggaAGAAAATCAAGCAGCTAAGACTAGATGTGTCCATTCATTCAAACATACTGAGTACGTACTATAGTGATCAGCAGCCATGGAACTAGAGTCTAGGAGGGAAATACAAACATTAATAATCATAGAAATCATTAATAATCATAAATATCATTAATAATCCATTCAAACTGCTTTACAAGCTGTAAGTGGTGCTACAGTAACTTGTAACCAGAATTGATAATGGTCTGGGGCAAAAGGAGATGGTTAGGGAAAGCTTACCCCAGACAGTGAAGGTTAGAAGGATAAGTAGGAGTCAAGGTGAGAGTGAAGGAGAGGGGCTGActgccaggcagaggaaacaggaaAAGCATAAACTAGTCATGGTCCCACTGAATGTCCTGTAACCTACGAGGGGGAGAAGAGAGTGACCAATGAAAGTAAAGAGGTCAGCACAAGCCAGAAATATCCTTACAGACCTTCTAAAAAGTCTGGTCTTCATCCTAATAACCATTGAAGGAGTTTACGTAggtataaacatatacacatgcacatataaaaCTGGCGGGGGAATAGTTTCTATACTTGGAGATCATACCAGAAGTAGACAGGGGTGGGAGCTTCAAGACACAATTCGAGTCCAATCAACAGATAACAGGTTTGGCTGAGATTGGTGGtggtaaaaataaaggaaagtgaAAGGATTCAAGAactattcaaaaattttaaatgagttaatgatgCCTAGACTGAGGACTGATTTAACTGGAAGAAAGTGTTAAGGAGTATTTACCAGGTTTCTGGCTTCACCAATTGGATGAAAGATGACATTTAATGAGACAAAATCATAAAACTACCAaggtgagggtggaggggagtAAAGCTCAtgagtttctgtttttaattaaagTGAATCTGAAGTGCCTTTCAGACATCCAAGTTGATACAACGTCCAAGGGCTAAGAATGCAGGCTCTAAGGTGTGATTGCTGGGGATGAAATCCCAGTCTGCCGCTTACTAGCTATtcggcaagttacttaacctctgtgatCCTCAGTTTCTTACTCTATTAAGAATtcggcaagttacttaacctctctgatcctcagtttcttaCTCTATTAAGATACTAACAGTTCCACACTCCATGGGACTGTATTAGAATCGAATGATATGATACATGTAAAATTTACAACATGAGGACCCAATTAACCTCCCTTCTAGCATGAACACCTCTCATGCAGTAAGTATTAAAAGTTTCACCATAATTTCTGCTAGATATGATAATGCTGACATTATTACTGAAGGGTAAAGTGCCATCAAAATGTTTCTAACACAGTTAATTCCAGCAATTTTGGTCCCATATCTGAGACTTGATGTTTTGAGTACTTCCActtcaaaaagctagaaattaGCTCTGCAATCTGAAATGAATTATCTAATATGTAACAACTGTACCATCAAATGTATCTGTAGGCTTTTGGTAttctaaaatggaataaaaccTTAGCTTTATTCAGCAAagtctaaaagtttttttttataactGTCTCACTTTAATTCACAATTCAATCACTTCTCAAGAACTCAATTATCATGCATCCTCCTCACATAACCTAGAAAGTTTACCAAACTCAGAAAAGCTTAGGCGTTCACATGCCAACCTTAATTTTCCTGACTTttcacaaaacatacaaaaatcttcaGTGAATCTGTAACAAGGTCACATCACAGCATGAATCCTGCTCTATAAAGCTCACACAACTGAAAGATGAATGTAACAACTTTGCTgagactttaaaaacaaaacaaaatacgtTCTGcttatacaaaatgaaaaaatacactcAAAGTGAAAGTCCTCCTTCCCTAGAACCAGCTCATTCCCTTCCCCAGAAGAAGCCACAGTTATCACAGTTACATGTAATGTAACCTTCCAGAAAATGTTCAACGTATCTACATACAGAAATAGAGTTGTATATTACCATTTGGCTTGTTGTTgctattttacataaatggatcATATGTTCTGTTGGAGCTATTCTACATAAATAGGttcatacattttttctttttttttaagagacaaggtcttgttgtgtcacccagactggagtgcagtggctccatcatagctcactgcagcctcaaagtcctgggcagtctccatctcaaaagaaaaaaaaagaaaagaaaaggaaatttggttatAGAGCTATGCCTCCTACAACAAATTACAAATATGGAGCCCAGATAACAGATGAGACCTGGTGTATTCTGCACTACTTACCCCCACCCACCTAAAGTGCTGCATGCTGTTTGAGGCTCCTGTGACTAGGAGAGTTATCCTATTCCTTAGAGGCTGCTGAGAGCACCAAATTTTGGACCCACCTCTAAGAGAAATAAAGGCACCCAGGAAACTCCTTCACCTGTAGTACCCTTGACCTCATGTTTTTCTTTGCACTGCTTATTGCTGGTTCAACAGTAAAGCAAAGCAAAGCCTAGGTAATGTTAGCCAAGCCTGAGTCGTCATTCTTGCCAATTCTCAAAGGAGGCGGGGTCAACTTTAAGAAACCATGATGTATGTCCTATCTCATCAGGAAATcaaggctaaagaaaaaaaaaaaaagaaaccatgatACCCAAAAAAATTTTCgtttattatcttttattatctGATATTCTCTCTTCTGTCCATTCAGATCCTAACTTAAAGTCTGTCCAGACATTCTGCACAAATATTCCTTTAATTGCATTCAAGTCATAACgaccaaaaaaatagaatatggtGCATATTAGTAGCTGTACTTGCAATCCCTTTATATCTAACATATTGTTGGTACACTTAACGGAAGTGAAGTCCCGGCATGACTAAGCTTACCCAAAAGATGATGGCATTCAGGCTCTAATCACTCCAGTGCTAGTCTATGCTTCCAGCTGAATTTCTTACTATTCTGCTTATGCCACACTTGCCTTATGTTACGTCCCAAATACACCACACATGTTCACATCTCCATGCCTTTGACCATGTTCTTGTCTCTGTCTGGAATAATAAGTAAGGAATAAAGTCATTCATCACACTCCTGAAGCACTGCTACGTGCTAGTGGCAATTTACATTAACAATCTCATCTCATCTTCATAACAAACCTATAAAGTTGgtattgtttttcctgttttacaCGTGAGATAAGTCTGCCCAAGAACCCTCACAAATGGCAAAATCCACTGCCTATTAAAGAATGCCTTGGAACCCCTTtcaaatggcgaaaccctgcagGTATTACAGCCCTTTCCTCTTACCATGCCTTGAAAGTTCACACAGCCTACTAATAACCAGGATCTGCTTCACTACACTAAAACCAATCACGACTTACACGCTTTTCACTTCTGCTTAACAGATtataggtgctcaacaaatgcaTGTCAAAATTAAAACACTGGTCCTCTGGCTTAACCCGGAGGTTAAGGGTGGAAACTGCTATTCCACCCTTCACGACCCTTTTAGCTTTTCCCTGCACTGCCAGTGAAAGGAACTGAGCTGTAACAGTATTCCCTAGGATTGTCAGCCTCCTTCAAAGCCTTCAAAGCTCTGTATTGTATTGCTAATGATGTCTCCTCCCGTAGAAGGTAGCTCAAGGGCAAGATCCATACCATCCACATTCTTATCGCCAGAgctgaggaaaataaaaagtgctCAAAATTGTTTAAATGAAGTGGAACAGTCCCTCAAGACTAACTTTCTAAGAGAAAATGAACAAGAGGAAAAATTGTTCCAGCTGAGCAGCTTCAAATTTAAGATTCTCCGTAATAATAAAAGGCAGTTTCACCGCAGCTTTTACAACTCCACCACTAATAGCTGAGTTTACAGAAAGCCATTACACAGCAACAATAAAGCCTGGTAGCAAGGATTAAATCCCCAGGGTATATATTGACCTTGGCTTGTCTGGAGCGGAGGGCGTAAGCTGCACTTCTGTTTGCCGCGCTGAATGCGGTCACTTTACAGGTAAGCTGCTCGGGGGTACACGTTTAGGTTATTAAAAGCAAGAAATAGGTGCACAAGGAAGCGGCCACGCTGGGTGAGTAGGGAGGTGAGAAAGGGGAGGGACCCAGGTTCGGTGCGCCTGCCTGACCTCGACCCCGCGTCCTGCCGGCGGACGCTGCACCTTATGCCCGTCCTGAGAGCGAGCGGCCGCCCGCTGCCCCGCGCCTGCCCAGCGTTCGCACCTCACCTCGGTTCTCCTCCTCCAGGTGCCGCACCCGCAGCTCGTCCTCCGTCTTCATCTCAGAGCTGTAGCCCCTTTTCGGGGCGGGACCCCCGGCCGCAGGTACCCAGCCCTGGGCCCAGATCGCCGGGCCCGCTCGCCGGCCTGCCAACGAGCCGGGCAGCCTCAACCCCGGGCAGAGCCACGCACTGCAAGCGGCCACCAGGCGGGCGCCGCCAGCATGCAGGGATCCCAAGGCCCCAGGTGCCGCCGCCACCGCGGCCGCCATGTTGTCTGTTTACGGCGTGGACCTGCGACGGCCGCTCCGCCCCCGCCCGGCGCCGACCTGCCGCGCGCACGCGCACGGCGTCCGGACCCGCCGCCTCGCTCCGGCTTGGCCCCGCCCTCCGGAGCCGTGTTCCCGCCCCTCACTGCCCCGCCGAAGCCCGGTGACCCGAGGCCTTGCCCCATTCTCCAAGCGAGATTGGATGGTTTGTCCaatacaaaaggaaagaaagtagtTTTCCAAGGTTATGGAATAATTCAGGGAAGACTTTTCTATAAGAACCACCCGGAGGGAATTATCTCCCCGTACTCCCTGGACCATGCCCTGCGGTCCTGTGTTAAGTAAGCTGCAAAAGTGAACAAAAAAGTTTTGTCTCCTCAAGTTGGCTGAAAGTGTGGCAGCCCATCGTTGGTCACTGCCTTACTTATGGATCTCAGGTTGTTGGTTTAGCGTCCCTGATAAGCATAAATGATGTTTACTACGTGGCGTTCAGGAAAAGGATGAGAACAGCAAACAGGCAAAGGAGTTCTTTCTCCAGCCCACCCACTCGTACCGATGTCCCATGGCCCTTCCTGGACGGAAAGAGTCTTACAGGGGTTCAAACAAGCCATACGCTGAGATGGGATTTAGAGTATGTAGCTCTTCCAGAAACTCGGGATATCAATTTAGTGTGTAGGTACTCATCAAAGCACGTTGCAGTATAATTAATGCTACCTAGCTTTTATCAGATCTCTAATGGGAAAGCTTGCATTTAAGAATACTGGGcagggggcggtggctcacgcctgtaatccaagcactttgggaggccgaggcaggtggatcacctgaggtcaggagtttgagaccagccgggccaacgtggtgaaaccctgtctctactaaaaatacaaaattagccaggtgtggcggcacacgcctgtaatcccagctactcgggaggctgagacaggagaattgcttgaacccgggaggcggaggttgccctgagctgagactgcaccattgcactccagtccaggcaacaagagtgaaactctgtctcaaaaaaaaaaaaaaaaaaaaaaaagaatactgtttGAAAAGTGTGCTGCTATGAGCATACGTCTAGTGCCACAgaaatttcttgtattttttagtcCTAAGCAAAACATCCTTCATTATGTCCTCAACTTTTATCCAAtgtagaaacaaaaagtagactGAATTCCATTACTGCATCTGCTGTAAAATGATGTTGAaggcacttttatttttatttttattttttattttttgacaggttctggctctgtcggccaggctggagtgcagtggtgtgatcgcctctcgctgcaacctctgcatctcaggctcaaatgatcctcccacctcagcctcctgagtagctgggatcacaggcacacaccaccacacctgggtaatttttgtatttttagtagagatgggtgtttctatgttggccaggctggtcttgaacacctgacatcaagtgatccacccaacttgacctcccagaatgctgggattacaggtgtgagccaccatgcacagcccacTTTTTATTCTATCTTTTGTAAAGTTCCATGCAGGAAAATTTTCCTGAAGTTTACTACAAGGAAAACTTTGCTTCCTTTgtatctttcctcttttctgataATGATGTACATGTTGACTGCTGGGTGTTGTGATTTTTATTGTTAtggtttctttctaatttggtcTTGTGGTCACCAGAGGGAGGGTAAATCTGGAGGTGACAGGGAGTTCAGCCAGTGGAAGGGGGTCAAGGAAGGGGCACTTGTGGAGCTAAAGCCTCTGTTGGGGTCCAGCGTGTTACCCAAGCAGTTTCCCATGGAAGTTCTAATTGGTGAGTTTAGAACAAGCAGGCACAAGTTCCATGGAGTCACCCTGTCACTGTGAGGTGGTCACTGGAGCCCATCTACACAGTCCATGTGGGTTATGGAGGTCAACAGGTGAGTCAAGCAGGCTGCATTTACCTGTCCCATAGGGAGATGGTCACCAGGAAGCAGTTGCATTAAGCAGATATCTGGATGGATCACATTGAAGAACTGGGAGGAAGCAGAGAACTGGAAACTGTATCAAAGGTGATTGAGCCCTGCTTCTCATATGAGAAAGTTAAACATATTCAAAATGGATACcaaggcaaaataaaattatgagaatTACTGTACTAGAGATGGCAGCGGCTGCTCCAGACGGCCTACtgctgcagcagggaggcatgGCCAGGGCTGCACGCTCTCTGGCGGGAGCCAGGGACAAGCGGGAGACCCACCCCTTCTGAGTTGGGGTGGGAACTCCCTGGTTGCCTCTGCAGCACAGCTGCAGACTGGGGCCTCCTGCTCCACAGAGCAGGCAGAAGCACCACCCAAGGTGTGGCTGCAGATCtgagcctccctgtgctcttagggggccaggagcaggcaggagccctgccctcccCGAGGGCAGCTGTAGCCACCCAAACCACGGCTGCAGCcccaggcatccctgcactcttgggggcccaggaaggccCTGCATGCCCTCACAGGCTCAGAaatgcctgctcctgctgcctggcttctccctgctgttgGCACCTGCTCCATTCTTGGAGCAAAGTTGAGGCTGAACCCAGGCACCATGAATGGCAGTGGGAGGCAGACAGactcctgggcagaagggggtgggtccccagtgagGCCCCAGCTTCTGGCCaaggagggcctgaaggctgggggttGGGCTGCCAGCCCCATGAACcagagtgggaacttgtggtgccttttccgagcctgcccatggctgcccatggaccaatcagcggcAGGCACTtgctcccctctgaggcccataaaatcCCCAactcagccagagctgagcagatgatgggacaaccagctgcagagaggagctaccctctcagctgagagcttcagagactTGCAGAGATGTCAGAACTACCAGCTTCAGAGAGGAGtgaccctctccagggcctcctctctgctaggagctggGCAGATGTTaggacaaccagctgcagagaggagctaccctctccagggcctcctctctcctAGGAGCTGGGCAGACTTCAGGACaccctgcctacagagaggagctacccactgcggGTCTCCTCCGAGCTGTTTTAATGCTCAATAAAGCTTCTCTTTGTCTTgttcaccctccacttgtctgcatacctcattcttcctggacccaggacaagaactctggcaaaggtgccaccagccacagaggtttctggccaggAAATCGACACCTCAAAGGTTCCGTAACACTAGGAAACTCACAATTGTATTTACAGATCAACCATTGCAATTATTGCAATTATATAATTACTGTTTATTAATATTGGTCTCCAGTTGTTTTGATATCTTTATGTCGGTTCATCAATAGATGGTAAATTTAGAGAAAGCAGTTATACAGAGCTCCTGACAgtgctatttaaaataatataacttcAGATAATACTGATAATTGACTAGGACAGCTGCAGAAAGATAATCATAGATTGTTTGGgttatagaagaaaacaaaggaccACCCATTGTTTCTAAAGGCATAGAGCCTGATGGAAAAAATGCAACATAGAGGACTATCCCCTTCCCTAACATTTGGGACTCTCGTCCTTATTTGCAATAGTCATGCACGTATCTCAGGTCTGTGACCAAAGttgattcttaaaaattaatgcaaCTAATAAACATCACCATGACTATCACAACCTGTCAAGCATGACAACTAACAGCAAATTGCCAAATATCAGGAATTTAACAAATTCCAAACCAAATAGACATGGCTTTGGATCCCTGCTCTATAATTGCTCCACTTTGAGACATCAGTGAGTTATTTAAATACTTCATGCTTCCTCTTCTTCATCTGCAGTATAGCTAATATATCTATTTCActttatgaattctttttttttcttttttcagacagagtctcactctgtcacccaggctggagggcagtggcgtggtctcaccttctgggttcaagtgattctcctgcctcagcctcccgagtagctgggactatgggcaggcaccatcatgcccagctaattttgttttttctttttgtagaaacaaggttttgtcacgttggccaggcttatctcgaactcctgacgtcaggtgatccatctgcctcagcctcccaaagtgctgagattacagtcatgagccaccatgccccactgaATTATCTTCAATtccttcacctataaaatgagaataattatgCCCATTTATTGGGTTGATAAGTATGTAAAACACTTGGCACCAAGAAAGAAATAGAGCAGCGTGGAAATATTAGCTACCATTTACCAACTTCCTTCTTAGTCTATTTAAGAAGGCATTTCGCTGTCTTATTTAATG comes from the Homo sapiens chromosome 9, GRCh38.p14 Primary Assembly genome and includes:
- the AUH gene encoding methylglutaconyl-CoA hydratase, mitochondrial isoform X8, whose product is MAAAVAAAPGALGSLHAGGARLVAACSAWLCPGLRLPGSLAGRRAGPAIWAQGWVPAAGGPAPKRGYSSEMKTEDELRVRHLEEENRDSSSMAADHYRIVVLGINRAYGKNSLSKNLIKMLSKAVDALKSDKKVRTIIIRSEVPGIFCAGADLKERAKMSSSEVGPFVSKIRAVINDIANLPVPTIAAIDGLALGGGLELALACDIRVAASSAKMGLVETKLAIIPGGVTSSTEVLNPSKSSMKIGIIIFQTPVNIDILASSHES
- the AUH gene encoding methylglutaconyl-CoA hydratase, mitochondrial isoform X14, producing the protein MAAAVAAAPGALGSLHAGGARLVAACSAWLCPGLRLPGSLAGRRAGPAIWAQGWVPAAGGPAPKRGYSSEMKTEDELRVRHLEEENRDSSSMAADHYRIVVLGINRAYGKNSLSKNLIKMLSKAVDALKSDKKVRTIIIRSEVPGIFCAAWRAGQGHHSPFIPVACSSASSRSLSRDQEE
- the AUH gene encoding methylglutaconyl-CoA hydratase, mitochondrial isoform X12; the encoded protein is MAAAVAAAPGALGSLHAGGARLVAACSAWLCPGLRLPGSLAGRRAGPAIWAQGWVPAAGGPAPKRGYSSEMKTEDELRVRHLEEENRGIVVLGINRAYGKNSLSKNLIKMLSKAVDALKSDKKVRTIIIRSEVPGIFCAANLPVPTIAAIDGLALGGGLELALACDIRVAASSAKMGLVETKLAIIPGGVTSSTEVLNPSKSSMKIGIIIFQTPVNIDILASSHES
- the AUH gene encoding methylglutaconyl-CoA hydratase, mitochondrial isoform X5, coding for MAAAVAAAPGALGSLHAGGARLVAACSAWLCPGLRLPGSLAGRRAGPAIWAQGWVPAAGGPAPKRGYSSEMKTEDELRVRHLEEENRDSSSMAADHYRIVVLGINRAYGKNSLSKNLIKMLSKAVDALKSDKKVRTIIIRSEVPGIFCAGADLKERAKMSSSEVGPFVSKIRAVINDIANLPVPTIAAIDGLALGGGLELALACDIRVAASSAKMGLVETKLAIIPGGGGTQRLPRAIGMSLAKELIFSARVLDGKEAKAVGLISHVLEQNQEGDAAYRKALDLAREFLPQVKQIRRC
- the AUH gene encoding methylglutaconyl-CoA hydratase, mitochondrial isoform X9 yields the protein MAAAVAAAPGALGSLHAGGARLVAACSAWLCPGLRLPGSLAGRRAGPAIWAQGWVPAAGGPAPKRGYSSEMKTEDELRVRHLEEENRGIVVLGINRAYGKNSLSKNLIKMLSKAVDALKSDKKVRTIIIRSEVPGIFCAGADLKERAKMSSSEVGPFVSKIRAVINDIANLPVPTIAAIDGLALGGGLELALACDIRVAASSAKMGLVETKLAIIPGGVTSSTEVLNPSKSSMKIGIIIFQTPVNIDILASSHES